A DNA window from Actinomadura coerulea contains the following coding sequences:
- a CDS encoding MFS transporter: MGASRSLGRPFGWLWTAYAVSAFGTWLAFDAFPLIAITVLHAGPARVSALAAAGLLVGAAVAVPLGPWVEFRRKRPVMIAMDLVRCAALLSLPAAFLLGGLGFAQLLVVSVVVAAADIAFTAASGACLKTLVRPDDLLAANGRLESTSWTATMLGPPLGGAAIGLFGPLVTVAANAVSFLLSAAGIRAIGGTEPRPVRSGGAGLRTGDLLEGWRHILTSPALRPLFLNQILVGGLIMATAPVLAVLMLGDLGFAPWQYALAFAAPCVGGLLGSRLARPLAARFGRPRIMLVSGTLRACWLLGLAFVRPGVAGLVLVIGVELGLITCMGVFNPLYATCRLEWTPPDRVARVLSAWSVTSKLTIAAMTGLWGVLAGLTGPRTAVAVAGVLSLATPALLVRGRRAMPGSDVLTQVSAGASVKVRE, translated from the coding sequence ATGGGGGCAAGCCGGTCACTGGGACGGCCGTTCGGGTGGCTCTGGACGGCCTACGCGGTCAGCGCGTTCGGGACGTGGCTCGCCTTCGACGCGTTCCCCCTGATCGCGATCACCGTGCTGCACGCCGGACCGGCCCGGGTGTCGGCGCTGGCCGCCGCGGGCCTGCTGGTCGGGGCGGCGGTGGCGGTGCCGCTCGGCCCGTGGGTGGAGTTCCGCCGCAAGCGGCCCGTGATGATCGCGATGGACCTGGTCCGGTGCGCGGCGCTGCTGAGCCTGCCCGCCGCGTTCCTGCTAGGCGGGCTCGGTTTCGCCCAGTTGCTGGTCGTGTCGGTCGTCGTCGCCGCGGCCGACATCGCCTTCACCGCGGCGAGCGGGGCCTGCCTGAAGACGCTCGTCCGGCCGGACGACCTGCTCGCCGCGAACGGGCGGCTGGAGTCCACGAGCTGGACCGCCACCATGCTCGGGCCGCCGCTCGGCGGGGCCGCGATCGGGCTGTTCGGCCCGCTGGTCACCGTGGCGGCCAACGCGGTCAGCTTCCTGCTGTCGGCGGCGGGGATCCGCGCGATCGGCGGGACGGAGCCGCGCCCGGTCCGGAGCGGGGGCGCCGGTCTCCGGACCGGGGACCTGCTCGAAGGGTGGCGGCACATCCTCACCAGCCCGGCGCTGCGCCCGCTGTTCCTCAACCAGATCCTGGTCGGCGGGCTGATCATGGCGACCGCGCCGGTGCTGGCCGTCCTGATGCTCGGCGACCTCGGCTTCGCGCCGTGGCAGTACGCGCTGGCGTTCGCCGCCCCGTGCGTGGGCGGGCTCCTGGGTTCGCGGCTGGCGCGGCCGCTGGCCGCGCGGTTCGGACGGCCCCGGATCATGCTCGTCTCCGGGACGCTGCGCGCGTGCTGGCTGCTCGGGCTGGCCTTCGTCCGCCCGGGCGTCGCCGGGCTGGTGCTCGTCATCGGGGTCGAACTCGGACTGATCACCTGCATGGGGGTGTTCAACCCGCTGTACGCCACCTGCCGGCTGGAGTGGACGCCGCCCGACCGCGTCGCCCGCGTGCTGTCGGCGTGGTCGGTGACGAGCAAGCTGACGATCGCGGCCATGACGGGCCTGTGGGGCGTGCTGGCCGGGCTCACCGGCCCCCGCACCGCCGTCGCGGTCGCGGGCGTGCTGTCCCTGGCGACCCCGGCGCTGCTGGTCCGCGGTCGCCGCGCAATGCCCGGTTCGGATGTCTTGACGCAGGTCAGTGCCGGTGCGAGCGTGAAAGTGAGGGAGTAA
- a CDS encoding alpha/beta fold hydrolase: MLSTAATVHRYADVQGVRVFYRESLPEREDAPVLLLLHGFPSASHQFRRLIDLLGARYRLIAPDYPGFGHTRAPDDFVYGFDGLADVVEGFVERLGLTRFAMYVFDFGAPVGFRLAERHPERIAGLVVQNGNAYDEGLSDGAREFIALRPGAPGAEETVRGLLTLDGTRGQYEAGVARPESIAPDGWTLDQHFLDLPGRKEAQVALAFDYRSNVERYGRWQAWLREHLPPTLIVWGGGDPFFPAPGARAYLRDVPDAELHLFDTGHFALETHLHEIAPLVAAFLDRRVGSGNERSAYS; the protein is encoded by the coding sequence ATGCTCTCGACCGCCGCTACCGTCCACCGCTACGCCGACGTGCAGGGAGTCCGCGTCTTCTACCGCGAGTCCCTCCCCGAGCGGGAGGACGCGCCCGTCCTGCTGCTGCTGCACGGCTTCCCGTCCGCGTCGCACCAGTTCCGCCGGCTCATCGACCTCCTCGGCGCCCGCTACCGGCTGATCGCCCCGGACTACCCCGGCTTCGGCCACACGCGTGCGCCGGACGACTTCGTCTACGGCTTCGACGGGCTCGCCGACGTCGTGGAGGGCTTCGTGGAGCGGCTCGGGCTCACCCGTTTCGCCATGTACGTGTTCGACTTCGGGGCCCCGGTCGGCTTCCGGCTGGCCGAGCGGCACCCCGAACGGATCGCGGGCCTGGTCGTCCAGAACGGCAACGCCTACGACGAGGGCCTCTCGGACGGCGCCCGCGAGTTCATCGCCCTGCGTCCCGGCGCGCCGGGGGCGGAGGAGACCGTCCGCGGCCTGCTGACCCTGGACGGCACCCGCGGCCAGTACGAGGCGGGGGTCGCCCGCCCCGAATCGATCGCCCCGGACGGGTGGACCCTCGACCAGCACTTCCTCGACCTGCCGGGACGCAAGGAGGCGCAGGTCGCGCTGGCCTTCGACTACAGGTCCAACGTCGAGCGCTACGGCCGCTGGCAGGCCTGGCTGCGCGAGCACCTCCCGCCGACCCTCATCGTCTGGGGCGGCGGCGATCCGTTCTTCCCCGCGCCCGGTGCCCGCGCGTACCTGCGGGACGTCCCGGACGCCGAACTCCACCTGTTCGACACGGGCCACTTCGCCCTGGAAACGCACCTCCACGAGATCGCCCCGCTCGTCGCCGCGTTCCTCGACCGCCGGGTAGGTTCGGGGAATGAACGATCGGCCTACTCTTGA
- a CDS encoding CGNR zinc finger domain-containing protein → MDDPSPLIGEPPALDLVNTRPAGADLLSTPDDLRAWLRLQADRFDEARAFAAADAAPGSLDAVRHVREHTARALDRVRRGGPPSADDLEALGRAQLAAPAVTELTWNGRSLLAARRRAGPPGLRPAAWLAEAAADLLADPAVTTVRECEADDCVMLFLPAHPRRRWCSAARCGNRVRVARHYRRHRPADTGRASS, encoded by the coding sequence ATGGACGATCCGAGCCCGCTGATCGGTGAGCCGCCGGCCCTGGACCTGGTCAACACGCGCCCCGCGGGCGCCGACCTGCTGTCCACGCCGGACGATCTGCGCGCCTGGCTGCGCCTCCAGGCCGACCGGTTCGACGAGGCGCGGGCGTTCGCCGCCGCGGACGCGGCGCCCGGGTCGCTGGATGCCGTCCGGCACGTCCGCGAGCACACGGCTCGGGCGCTCGACCGCGTCCGCCGCGGCGGGCCGCCCTCGGCGGACGACCTGGAGGCCCTCGGCCGGGCCCAGCTCGCCGCCCCCGCCGTCACCGAGCTGACCTGGAACGGCCGGAGCCTGCTCGCGGCCCGCCGCCGCGCCGGCCCGCCCGGCCTGCGGCCGGCGGCGTGGCTGGCCGAGGCCGCCGCCGACCTGCTCGCCGACCCGGCGGTCACCACGGTCCGTGAATGCGAGGCCGACGACTGCGTGATGCTCTTCCTGCCCGCCCACCCACGCCGCCGGTGGTGCTCGGCCGCCCGCTGCGGCAACCGCGTCCGCGTGGCGCGCCACTACCGGCGGCACAGGCCCGCGGACACCGGCCGCGCGTCCTCCTGA
- a CDS encoding adenosine deaminase, with the protein MNDRPTLEDIRRAPKVLLHDHLDGGLRPATIVDLARETGYGDLPTTDADALRTWFEEASNSGSLERYLETFSHTVGVMQTVEALTRVAYECAEDLANDGIVYAEVRYAPEQHLREGLSLEQVVEAVLDGFARGREDFGIRVGTLVTAMRHQARSMEIAELAVRYRDAGVVGFDIAGAEAGYPPTRHLDAFEYLQRENAHFTIHAGEGFGLPSIWQAIQWCGADRLGHGVRIIDDIEVEGGEARLGRLADYVRDKRIPLEMCPTSNIQTGAAKSIAEHPIGLLRRLSFRVTVNTDNRLMSGTTLSEEFAKLADAFGYGWDDLQWFTVNAMKSAFAPFNERLELINGVIKPGFAQLKWSGARPLA; encoded by the coding sequence ATGAACGATCGGCCTACTCTTGAGGACATCCGCCGCGCGCCGAAGGTGCTGCTGCACGACCACCTGGACGGCGGCCTGCGGCCCGCCACCATCGTGGACCTGGCGCGGGAGACCGGGTACGGGGACCTGCCCACGACCGACGCGGACGCCCTGCGGACATGGTTCGAGGAGGCGTCCAACTCCGGATCGCTCGAACGGTACCTGGAGACGTTCTCCCACACCGTCGGGGTGATGCAGACCGTCGAGGCGCTCACCCGGGTGGCGTACGAGTGCGCCGAGGACCTCGCGAACGACGGGATCGTCTACGCGGAGGTCCGGTACGCGCCCGAGCAGCACCTGCGCGAGGGGCTGTCGCTGGAGCAGGTCGTCGAGGCCGTCCTGGACGGCTTCGCGCGCGGCCGCGAGGACTTCGGCATCCGCGTCGGGACGCTCGTCACCGCGATGCGCCACCAGGCGCGCAGCATGGAGATCGCGGAGCTGGCCGTGCGGTACCGGGACGCGGGCGTCGTCGGGTTCGACATCGCGGGCGCCGAGGCCGGGTACCCGCCGACCCGGCACCTGGACGCGTTCGAGTACCTGCAGCGCGAGAACGCGCACTTCACGATCCACGCGGGCGAGGGGTTCGGGCTGCCGTCGATCTGGCAGGCGATCCAGTGGTGCGGCGCCGACCGGCTCGGGCACGGCGTGCGGATCATCGACGACATCGAGGTGGAGGGCGGCGAGGCGCGGCTCGGCCGGCTCGCGGACTACGTGCGCGACAAGCGGATCCCGCTGGAGATGTGCCCGACCTCCAACATCCAGACGGGCGCGGCGAAGTCGATCGCCGAGCACCCGATCGGGCTGCTGCGGCGGCTGAGCTTCCGGGTCACGGTCAACACCGACAACCGGCTGATGAGCGGCACGACGCTGTCGGAGGAGTTCGCCAAGCTCGCCGACGCGTTCGGCTACGGATGGGACGATCTTCAGTGGTTCACGGTGAACGCGATGAAGTCGGCGTTCGCGCCGTTCAACGAGCGGCTCGAACTGATCAACGGGGTCATCAAGCCCGGTTTCGCGCAGCTCAAGTGGAGCGGCGCCCGGCCCCTGGCATGA
- a CDS encoding PH domain-containing protein, which produces MTIRSTGGRVAAYAWLVFAALNLVDLFVGITGDPDYSLTTVTIAFLLLLGCGIAYSVGLRPLIAGGEDGITIRNPLRDVRAPWGAVRRIEGKNALTVVFAGPDGTDLETRAWVLQTSPRAQAKAEARAEKEARKGKGKGQAQGLDLRGRTPTAYAAQQLNEMKERQRPKARSGAPDKAAKAKAEEGDGAARGTVRWSVPAVASLAVPLAVVVALLIVGAVT; this is translated from the coding sequence ATGACCATTCGCTCCACCGGCGGGCGCGTCGCCGCGTACGCGTGGCTGGTGTTCGCCGCCCTCAACCTCGTCGACCTGTTCGTCGGCATCACCGGCGATCCCGACTACTCGCTGACGACGGTGACGATCGCGTTCCTGCTGCTGCTCGGCTGCGGGATCGCCTACTCGGTCGGGCTGCGGCCGCTGATCGCCGGCGGCGAGGACGGAATCACGATCCGCAACCCGCTGCGGGACGTCCGGGCGCCGTGGGGCGCGGTCCGCCGGATCGAGGGCAAGAACGCGCTGACGGTGGTGTTCGCCGGCCCTGACGGGACGGACCTGGAGACCCGGGCGTGGGTGCTGCAGACCTCGCCCCGGGCGCAGGCCAAGGCGGAGGCCCGCGCGGAGAAGGAGGCCCGCAAGGGCAAGGGCAAGGGCCAGGCCCAGGGCCTCGACCTGCGGGGACGGACGCCGACCGCGTACGCGGCCCAGCAGCTGAACGAGATGAAGGAGCGGCAGCGCCCCAAGGCCCGGTCGGGCGCGCCGGACAAGGCGGCCAAGGCCAAGGCGGAGGAGGGGGACGGGGCCGCCAGGGGGACGGTGAGGTGGTCCGTTCCCGCGGTGGCCTCGCTGGCCGTCCCGCTGGCGGTGGTCGTCGCCCTCCTGATCGTGGGCGCGGTGACCTGA
- a CDS encoding phospho-sugar mutase, whose protein sequence is MSDLRARAEEWLEQDPDPRTRAELRAILDAGDEAALAARFGTRLEFGTAGLRGELGAGPNRMNRVTVMRAAAGLAARLPAGGRVIIGFDARHGSRRFAADTAAVLSGAGLRPEVFADPVPTPVLAHFTRAFDDVVAGVMVTASHNPPRDNGYKVYWADGAQIVPPTDAEISAAIDAVGRVDELPLGEGWPVHEGAGLYLDAVSSLRLGGDRDVSIVYTPLHGVGRDVLLTAFERAGFPAPAVVPEQAEPDPDFPTVDFPNPEEPGALDLALGLAEARGADLVIANDPDADRCAVAVPGPSGWRALTGDEVGGLLAEHVLRHTTGDDRLVATTIVSSSLLRSIAAAHRVRFAETLTGFKWIMKAGGAPGGPSPHGGPDRLVFGYEEALGYSVGDDRGVLVNDKDGIGAALALAALAADARRDGRTLLDLLDAQARRYGLHATSQLSVRVEDLSLITAAMARLRSDPPRELGGRRVESFDDLALPTGDLPPTDGLRFRLAGGSRVVVRPSGTEPKLKCYLEVVLPVDGDVAEVRARAAADLEALRADVSAALG, encoded by the coding sequence GTGAGCGACCTGCGCGCGCGGGCCGAGGAGTGGCTCGAGCAGGACCCGGACCCGCGGACGCGCGCCGAACTGCGGGCGATCCTCGACGCGGGCGACGAGGCGGCCCTCGCCGCCCGGTTCGGGACCCGGCTGGAGTTCGGGACGGCCGGGCTGCGCGGCGAGCTCGGCGCCGGGCCGAACCGGATGAACCGGGTGACGGTCATGCGCGCCGCCGCCGGACTGGCCGCCCGGCTGCCCGCCGGCGGCCGGGTGATCATCGGGTTCGACGCGCGGCACGGCTCCCGGCGGTTCGCCGCCGACACCGCGGCCGTGCTGAGCGGGGCGGGGCTGCGTCCCGAGGTGTTCGCGGACCCCGTCCCGACGCCGGTCCTCGCGCACTTCACCCGGGCGTTCGACGACGTCGTGGCGGGCGTCATGGTCACGGCCAGCCACAACCCGCCGCGCGACAACGGCTACAAGGTGTACTGGGCGGACGGGGCGCAGATCGTCCCGCCGACGGACGCGGAGATCTCCGCCGCGATCGACGCCGTCGGCCGCGTCGACGAGCTCCCCCTCGGCGAGGGGTGGCCCGTCCACGAGGGCGCCGGCCTGTACCTGGACGCGGTGTCGTCCCTGCGCCTCGGCGGCGACCGGGACGTGTCGATCGTCTACACGCCCCTGCACGGCGTGGGACGCGACGTCCTGCTCACCGCGTTCGAGCGCGCCGGGTTCCCCGCGCCGGCCGTCGTCCCGGAGCAGGCCGAGCCCGACCCGGACTTCCCGACCGTCGACTTTCCCAACCCGGAGGAGCCGGGCGCGCTCGACCTGGCGCTCGGCCTCGCCGAGGCCCGCGGCGCCGACCTGGTGATCGCGAACGATCCGGACGCCGACCGCTGCGCCGTCGCCGTCCCGGGCCCGTCCGGCTGGCGGGCCCTCACCGGGGACGAGGTCGGCGGGCTGCTGGCCGAGCACGTGCTGCGGCACACCACCGGCGACGACCGCCTGGTCGCGACGACGATCGTGTCGTCCTCGCTGCTGCGCTCGATCGCCGCCGCGCACCGCGTCCGGTTCGCCGAGACGCTCACCGGATTCAAGTGGATCATGAAGGCGGGCGGGGCCCCCGGGGGGCCGTCCCCCCACGGGGGACCCGACCGGCTGGTGTTCGGCTACGAGGAGGCCCTCGGGTACAGCGTCGGCGACGACCGGGGCGTGCTCGTCAACGACAAGGACGGCATCGGCGCCGCGCTCGCCCTAGCCGCGCTCGCGGCCGACGCCAGGCGCGACGGCCGCACGCTCCTCGACCTGCTGGACGCGCAGGCCCGCCGGTACGGGCTGCACGCGACGTCCCAGCTGTCGGTCAGGGTGGAGGACCTTTCGCTGATCACCGCGGCGATGGCCCGGCTGCGCTCCGATCCCCCGCGCGAGCTCGGCGGGCGGCGCGTGGAGTCCTTCGACGACCTCGCCCTGCCCACCGGGGACCTGCCGCCCACCGACGGGCTGCGGTTCCGCCTGGCCGGGGGCTCGCGGGTGGTCGTGCGCCCGTCGGGGACGGAGCCGAAGCTGAAGTGCTACCTGGAGGTCGTCCTCCCGGTGGACGGGGACGTCGCCGAGGTCCGCGCGCGCGCCGCCGCCGACCTGGAGGCTTTGCGCGCGGACGTGTCCGCGGCCCTCGGCTGA
- a CDS encoding cupin domain-containing protein, with the protein MTEIKSIEKPDDRRDFPRGHLEIVNLSGLVFAKATFEPGWRWTESVKDLAGTDLCEVYHNGYVAEGRMRILTRDGAEQEVGPGDVFVLPPGHDAWIVGDEPCVVFDFAGGMGEYAKAGH; encoded by the coding sequence ATGACGGAGATCAAGAGCATCGAGAAGCCGGACGATCGGCGGGACTTCCCCAGGGGGCACCTTGAGATCGTCAACCTCAGCGGCCTCGTCTTCGCGAAGGCGACGTTCGAGCCCGGATGGCGCTGGACGGAGTCGGTGAAGGACCTCGCGGGCACCGACCTGTGCGAGGTTTACCACAACGGCTACGTCGCCGAGGGGCGGATGCGCATCCTCACGCGGGACGGCGCCGAGCAGGAGGTCGGCCCCGGTGACGTCTTCGTCCTTCCGCCCGGCCACGACGCATGGATCGTCGGGGACGAGCCCTGCGTCGTGTTCGACTTCGCGGGCGGCATGGGCGAGTACGCGAAGGCCGGTCACTGA
- a CDS encoding ABC transporter permease, which yields MSAAGGTAAEEGPGARLHWAVADCWTIVLRGLTHYVRQPSSIAWQLGFPIVSVLLFGYVFGSAMSVPGGGDYREFLMPGMFGMTMAMGFMNTAYVVVHDSARGVTDRFRSMPMAPSAVVTGRGVGDLIAATLDLLVLALTALAIGWRSSGGLLGTLAAFGLFLLLRFALIWIGVLLGLLVPNEEAAGSLFAVAFPFAMISSAFVAPSLMPDWLGAVARWNPVSATVTASRELFGNPAAVGATWVEQHALLMAIIWPIVLTVVFLPLSVRRYQRLSR from the coding sequence ATGAGCGCCGCCGGCGGAACCGCTGCCGAGGAGGGCCCCGGCGCGCGGCTCCACTGGGCCGTCGCGGACTGCTGGACGATCGTCCTGCGGGGCCTGACCCACTACGTCCGGCAGCCGAGCAGCATCGCATGGCAGCTGGGGTTCCCGATCGTCTCGGTGCTGCTGTTCGGCTACGTCTTCGGCAGCGCGATGTCGGTGCCCGGGGGAGGCGACTACCGCGAGTTCCTGATGCCGGGCATGTTCGGGATGACGATGGCGATGGGGTTCATGAACACCGCGTACGTCGTCGTCCACGACAGCGCGCGCGGCGTCACCGACAGGTTCCGGTCCATGCCGATGGCGCCGTCGGCGGTCGTCACGGGACGCGGCGTCGGCGATCTGATCGCCGCGACGCTCGACCTCCTCGTGCTGGCGCTGACCGCGCTGGCGATCGGCTGGCGCTCCAGCGGCGGCCTGCTCGGCACTCTCGCCGCGTTCGGCCTGTTCTTGCTGCTGCGCTTCGCTCTGATCTGGATCGGTGTGCTGCTGGGGCTGCTGGTACCCAACGAGGAGGCGGCCGGAAGCCTCTTCGCGGTGGCGTTCCCGTTCGCGATGATCTCCAGCGCGTTCGTTGCGCCGTCCCTCATGCCGGACTGGCTGGGCGCGGTCGCGCGGTGGAACCCGGTGTCGGCGACGGTGACCGCGTCCCGCGAGCTGTTCGGCAACCCGGCCGCCGTCGGGGCCACCTGGGTCGAGCAGCACGCCCTGCTGATGGCGATCATCTGGCCGATCGTGCTCACGGTGGTGTTCCTGCCGCTCTCGGTCCGCCGCTACCAGCGCCTCAGCCGCTGA